Proteins from one Leptonema illini DSM 21528 genomic window:
- the glgX gene encoding glycogen debranching protein GlgX: protein MTRKTGWIRPGRSFPPGATVQATGTNFCVFSRNCDSVELLLFDRVDAEPTDVIELDPTLHRTFYYWHIFLEGVGHGQLYGWRVKGPFIPEEGLFFRGDKLLLDPYTKSVAVPSTYRPEYAIEDGDNAATMMKSVVVDLSRYDWDNDHAPHMRPGKTLIYEMHVAGFTKHPSSAVAAQHRGTYSGLIEKIPYLKELGVTTVELMPVQQFDPFAAPQGRTNFWGYSPVAFFAPHAGYATGAAFNDADAGEAFNPSGPDDPTAVVDEFRDMVKALHAAGIRIILDVVYNHTAEGDEDGPTLSFRGLENRAYYIPHPESRGRYANYSGCGNTVNGNQSIVRRLILDSLRYWVSEMHIDAFRFDLASVLARDEWGAPLKSPPILWEIESDPVLAGTPIIAEAWDAAGLYQVGSFIGHRWAEWNGRFRDDVRRFIRGDGQTVWPLMHRITGSPDLYLDAERDIGRTINFLTAHDGFTLMDLVSYARKHNEANGEENRDGSDENFSSGWGAEGETDDVQIKELRLQQIRNMLLILLLSQGTPMILMGDEMGRSQKGNNNAYCQDNALGWLNWEDLQRNGSIASFLKKVLSLRRLHPAWEQDSSWILPVEHPRIRWSGVRLHEPDVSDHSHTLAFTLEGPGPRMHVMLNAYHERLSFALPEAEMRWHLLINTAAKEPFAEGELSPVSGRSYYVDAHASVLLIDGVSQYPFTI, encoded by the coding sequence ATGACGCGCAAAACAGGGTGGATTCGACCGGGACGTAGCTTTCCACCCGGCGCTACGGTTCAAGCAACAGGCACGAACTTCTGCGTCTTTTCGCGCAACTGCGACAGCGTCGAGCTGCTTCTTTTTGACAGAGTAGATGCGGAGCCGACCGACGTCATCGAGCTTGATCCGACCCTGCATCGCACGTTCTATTACTGGCATATCTTCCTCGAAGGCGTCGGCCACGGGCAGCTTTATGGCTGGCGTGTAAAAGGCCCCTTTATTCCCGAGGAAGGCCTCTTCTTTCGCGGAGACAAACTGCTTCTTGATCCCTATACGAAATCAGTCGCCGTGCCTTCGACCTACCGACCTGAGTATGCCATTGAAGACGGCGACAACGCGGCGACGATGATGAAAAGCGTCGTCGTCGATTTAAGCCGCTACGACTGGGATAACGATCATGCGCCGCACATGCGACCCGGTAAGACTCTGATCTATGAAATGCACGTCGCCGGCTTCACGAAGCATCCGTCCTCTGCCGTAGCGGCGCAGCATCGCGGAACCTACAGCGGACTCATCGAAAAGATCCCCTATCTGAAAGAGCTGGGCGTGACGACGGTCGAGCTCATGCCCGTTCAACAGTTTGATCCGTTTGCCGCTCCGCAGGGGCGCACAAATTTCTGGGGATACAGTCCGGTCGCCTTCTTCGCTCCTCATGCGGGTTATGCGACCGGAGCCGCCTTCAATGACGCCGATGCAGGCGAGGCCTTTAACCCGTCCGGACCGGATGACCCGACGGCCGTCGTCGACGAATTTCGCGATATGGTGAAGGCCCTGCATGCGGCCGGCATCCGCATTATCCTTGATGTCGTGTATAACCATACGGCGGAGGGCGACGAAGACGGGCCGACGCTATCGTTTCGCGGGCTTGAGAATCGAGCCTATTATATTCCGCATCCGGAAAGTCGCGGGCGTTATGCGAACTATTCGGGATGCGGGAATACGGTGAACGGCAATCAGTCCATCGTGCGTCGCCTGATCCTCGACAGCCTGCGCTACTGGGTTTCAGAGATGCATATCGACGCCTTCCGTTTCGATCTCGCCTCCGTGCTTGCGCGCGACGAATGGGGAGCGCCGCTGAAAAGCCCGCCCATTCTGTGGGAGATCGAATCCGACCCGGTGCTGGCCGGTACGCCCATCATCGCCGAAGCGTGGGATGCGGCCGGCCTCTATCAGGTCGGATCGTTCATCGGCCATCGATGGGCGGAGTGGAACGGACGCTTTCGCGATGACGTGCGCAGGTTTATACGCGGAGACGGGCAAACGGTCTGGCCGCTCATGCATCGCATCACGGGATCGCCCGATCTCTATCTCGACGCCGAACGCGACATCGGCCGCACCATCAACTTCCTCACCGCCCATGACGGATTCACGCTTATGGATCTTGTCAGTTATGCGCGCAAGCATAACGAGGCGAACGGTGAAGAGAACAGAGACGGAAGCGACGAGAACTTCAGCTCGGGCTGGGGAGCTGAGGGCGAAACCGACGACGTGCAGATCAAGGAGTTGCGTCTGCAGCAGATCCGAAACATGCTGCTGATTCTGCTTCTTTCGCAGGGCACGCCCATGATCCTGATGGGCGACGAGATGGGACGCAGCCAGAAGGGAAACAACAACGCCTACTGCCAGGATAACGCGCTCGGATGGCTGAACTGGGAAGATCTTCAGCGTAACGGAAGCATCGCGAGTTTTCTCAAGAAGGTGCTCTCTTTACGTCGTCTGCATCCGGCATGGGAGCAGGATTCGTCCTGGATCTTACCCGTCGAGCATCCTCGTATTCGATGGAGCGGCGTTCGTCTGCATGAGCCCGATGTATCGGATCATTCGCATACGCTGGCCTTTACGCTGGAGGGGCCTGGGCCACGCATGCATGTGATGCTGAACGCCTATCATGAGCGATTGTCCTTTGCCCTGCCTGAAGCCGAGATGCGCTGGCATCTGCTTATCAATACGGCTGCAAAAGAGCCCTTCGCCGAAGGAGAGCTCTCGCCCGTTTCAGGCAGAAGCTATTACGTTGATGCGCATGCCAGCGTTCTTTTGATCGACGGCGTTTCGCAATATCCGTTTACGATATAG
- a CDS encoding EI24 domain-containing protein, translated as MRLQRVVRAFLSVFRSLKIVREERLWSYFVLPGLLSLVLGTALAVGVFYAALALLEWLIVLIPGTMADAALPFLWIIALVQAVFFYFISYRLVTALVVLPFLSPLQDRLEQLQFGQRKETALSADIGNALLGSLRALLQIAGMLLLMLVTLPLGPFQFIPLALYDGYFIGRGVFDMLLERDYPKSAARMQTLKALRPESLGLGLGSLVLLLIPVAGILTAAGFGLIAAFRLHYGDLKVIKNLP; from the coding sequence ATGAGATTGCAGCGCGTCGTCCGTGCCTTCCTATCCGTCTTTCGCTCGCTGAAGATCGTTCGCGAAGAAAGGCTCTGGTCCTATTTTGTATTGCCAGGACTGCTCAGCCTTGTTCTCGGCACGGCGCTTGCCGTCGGGGTTTTCTATGCAGCTCTTGCCCTGCTTGAATGGCTGATCGTGCTGATTCCAGGCACGATGGCCGATGCAGCCCTGCCCTTCCTCTGGATCATCGCCCTTGTTCAGGCCGTTTTCTTCTATTTCATAAGCTACCGACTTGTAACGGCCCTTGTCGTTTTACCGTTTCTAAGCCCTCTGCAAGATCGGCTCGAACAGCTGCAATTCGGCCAGAGAAAAGAGACGGCGCTTTCCGCCGACATCGGTAATGCGCTGCTCGGTTCGCTGCGCGCATTGCTTCAGATCGCCGGCATGCTGCTGCTTATGCTGGTCACGCTGCCTCTGGGGCCGTTTCAGTTTATTCCGCTTGCGCTCTATGACGGCTACTTCATCGGCCGCGGAGTCTTCGATATGCTGCTCGAACGGGATTATCCGAAAAGCGCGGCCCGCATGCAGACCCTGAAGGCGCTACGCCCGGAGTCGCTTGGCCTCGGGCTTGGTTCGCTTGTGCTGCTGCTCATTCCCGTCGCCGGCATTCTGACCGCCGCAGGCTTCGGCCTGATCGCCGCCTTTCGCCTGCACTACGGCGATCTGAAAGTGATCAAAAACCTGCCCTGA
- the panD gene encoding aspartate 1-decarboxylase: MLIEMCKSKIHRATVTEADLNYQGSLTVDEDLLDAAGIKVYEKVAIVNVNNGARLETYTIRGERGSGTICLNGAAARLGHAGDKIIIITYAYYNAEEIPADYEPRVVHVDESNRIRSMTGELLSV, translated from the coding sequence ATGCTGATTGAGATGTGCAAATCGAAAATCCATCGCGCTACGGTAACCGAAGCCGATCTGAACTATCAGGGCTCTCTTACCGTCGACGAAGATCTGCTCGATGCAGCCGGCATCAAGGTCTACGAAAAAGTAGCCATCGTCAATGTGAACAACGGCGCACGCCTCGAAACCTACACCATTCGCGGAGAACGCGGTAGCGGAACGATCTGCCTGAACGGCGCCGCCGCCCGTCTGGGCCATGCCGGCGACAAGATCATCATCATCACCTACGCCTACTACAACGCCGAAGAGATTCCGGCCGACTACGAGCCCCGCGTCGTTCATGTGGACGAATCAAATCGCATTCGTTCGATGACCGGTGAGCTTCTCAGTGTCTGA
- a CDS encoding HD family phosphohydrolase, whose product MDSLKESDSKSDVRQDAPLPLSAERRRGTELARYVFLSPDIDSSSFDELHIRQIDNADHRAEPAQVQDRFVSAICIVTEQYADDNAAMLGQWLEGIFSREMLFLILCKRERGRNSFQGIPSELIYLIMPSGTPGPFLRQLVENAYREMSLRLDRLGYQTRLELSLQDMRRIIRIGQLLSTEKDFEVLIGKILHEAMGVVGADAGSIYVTEPYKGDRPEYLRFKKSALQLNASEFVLPIDARSIAGYVASSGAPLMIPDCYALSGEEPYRFNREYDQQHRYFTRSMLVIPMKNYRNEIIGVIQLINKKPEAGRSLRFEEMRDGAVRPFTTADMDKASAVAGQAAVAIENNRLINDINHLFEGFVRASVTAIEQRDPTTSGHSFRVAEYTVGLAEAVDRLSSGRFQHLKFTREQIREIRYASLLHDFGKVGVREQVLVKAKKLYPDQLNEIRWRFRYARKALEYKYSQKKLNYLKENGEGPFRDYERYIDAELAQKIEELQGMLQIVELSNEPNVVDGDSIVQIEQVALNRLHLDDGTIVPFLTDNELMSLQVRRGNLDQRERLEIESHVTHTYRFLVQIPWTGDLKRVPDIAYGHHEKLDGSGYPLGLNRPEILPQTRMMTIADIYDALTAPDRPYKKSLHSDAALDILGKEARDGHLDPEMLKVFIEAKVFEKRGEGAY is encoded by the coding sequence ATGGATTCTCTAAAAGAATCAGACTCAAAATCAGACGTCAGACAGGACGCTCCGCTCCCCCTTTCTGCCGAGCGGCGTCGGGGAACGGAGCTGGCGCGTTATGTCTTTCTGTCGCCCGATATAGACTCCTCTTCTTTTGATGAGTTGCATATCAGGCAGATCGACAATGCCGATCACCGCGCCGAGCCGGCGCAGGTTCAGGATCGTTTCGTTTCGGCCATCTGTATCGTTACCGAGCAGTATGCCGATGACAACGCCGCTATGCTCGGCCAGTGGCTGGAGGGGATCTTTTCGCGTGAGATGCTTTTTTTGATCCTGTGTAAAAGGGAGCGCGGCCGCAACTCCTTTCAGGGGATTCCCTCCGAATTGATCTATCTTATCATGCCGTCGGGCACGCCCGGTCCATTTTTGCGTCAGCTTGTGGAGAACGCCTACCGCGAGATGTCGCTGCGACTGGATCGCCTCGGCTATCAAACCCGTCTCGAACTCAGCCTGCAGGATATGCGGCGCATTATCCGCATCGGTCAGCTGCTCTCGACCGAGAAAGATTTCGAGGTATTGATCGGGAAGATTCTTCACGAGGCGATGGGCGTCGTCGGCGCCGATGCCGGTTCGATCTATGTAACCGAGCCGTATAAAGGCGATCGTCCGGAATACCTGCGATTTAAGAAGTCAGCCTTACAGCTGAATGCAAGCGAGTTCGTGCTTCCCATCGATGCTCGTTCTATTGCCGGCTATGTGGCATCTTCAGGCGCTCCGCTGATGATTCCCGACTGCTATGCCCTTTCGGGAGAGGAGCCTTACCGTTTCAATAGAGAGTATGATCAGCAGCATCGCTACTTCACGAGATCGATGCTCGTTATTCCGATGAAGAACTATCGCAACGAGATCATCGGCGTTATCCAGCTCATCAATAAAAAGCCCGAGGCCGGACGATCCCTTCGCTTTGAAGAGATGCGAGACGGAGCCGTGCGTCCGTTCACGACGGCCGATATGGATAAGGCCAGCGCCGTCGCCGGTCAGGCCGCCGTCGCTATCGAGAACAACCGACTGATCAACGACATCAATCATCTTTTCGAAGGATTTGTGCGAGCCTCGGTGACGGCCATTGAACAGCGAGATCCGACGACGTCGGGCCATTCGTTTCGCGTCGCCGAGTATACGGTGGGACTTGCCGAGGCCGTCGATCGACTGTCTTCGGGCCGTTTTCAGCATCTCAAATTCACGAGAGAGCAGATTCGCGAGATCCGCTATGCCTCTTTGCTGCACGATTTTGGTAAGGTCGGAGTTCGCGAGCAGGTGCTTGTTAAGGCGAAGAAGCTGTATCCCGATCAGTTAAACGAGATTCGCTGGCGGTTCCGGTATGCGCGAAAGGCCCTTGAATATAAATACTCGCAGAAGAAGCTGAACTACCTCAAAGAGAACGGCGAGGGCCCTTTCCGCGACTACGAGCGTTATATCGACGCCGAGCTTGCACAGAAGATCGAGGAATTGCAGGGCATGCTTCAGATCGTCGAGCTCTCAAACGAGCCGAACGTCGTTGACGGCGATTCCATAGTTCAGATCGAGCAGGTCGCCCTCAACCGCCTCCACCTCGACGATGGAACGATCGTTCCCTTTCTCACGGATAACGAGCTTATGAGCCTTCAGGTGCGACGCGGAAATCTCGATCAACGTGAAAGGCTTGAGATCGAAAGCCATGTCACACATACCTATCGGTTCCTGGTACAGATCCCCTGGACGGGCGATCTCAAGCGCGTTCCCGACATCGCTTACGGACACCATGAGAAGCTTGACGGCTCGGGTTATCCGCTCGGGTTGAATCGGCCCGAGATCCTGCCACAGACGCGAATGATGACGATCGCCGACATCTATGATGCGCTTACCGCTCCGGATCGTCCCTATAAGAAGTCGCTTCATTCCGACGCCGCCCTGGATATCCTTGGCAAAGAGGCGCGTGATGGACATCTCGACCCTGAGATGCTGAAGGTCTTTATAGAGGCGAAGGTCTTCGAGAAAAGAGGAGAAGGCGCCTACTGA
- a CDS encoding catalase has protein sequence MSEQKCPFHTTTAGAPIADNQNSKTAGPRGPVLLEDWQLLEKLAHQNRERIPERVVHAKGWGAFGTLTITKDISRYSKAKVFSGIGKKTPMLARFSTVAGEMGAADAERDVRGFALKFYTEEGNWDMVGNNTPVFFIRDPLKFPDFIHTQKRHPKTNLRSNTAAWDFWSLSPESLHQITILMSDRGIPVSPRFMNGYGSHTYSFWNEKGERYWVKFHFKTQQGHKTLTNAEAEAVVAKSRETYQEDLFYSIEKGEFPKWTMYVQVMPEADAEKTSYNPFDLTKVWPHKDYPLIEVGVMELNRNPDNYFAEIEQAAFSPSNVVPGIGFSPDKMLQARIFSYADAHRYRLGTHYEALPVNAPKCPVHHYHKDGSMNFIGQKTGNVDAYYEPNSFGGAVATGDTSEPALRISGDGDRYDHREGNDDYSQARVLFEMFDAGQKERLFSNIAASMKGVPDFIVKRQLVHFEKVHPDYAAGVKKALA, from the coding sequence ATGAGCGAACAGAAATGTCCATTTCATACGACGACGGCCGGAGCGCCGATCGCCGATAACCAGAATTCAAAGACGGCCGGGCCTCGCGGACCGGTGCTGCTTGAGGACTGGCAGTTACTTGAGAAGCTGGCACACCAGAATCGGGAGCGTATTCCCGAACGAGTCGTGCATGCAAAAGGCTGGGGAGCGTTTGGAACGCTGACGATCACGAAAGACATCAGCCGTTATTCAAAGGCAAAGGTCTTCAGTGGAATCGGGAAGAAAACGCCGATGCTTGCACGGTTTTCAACGGTGGCCGGCGAGATGGGTGCGGCCGATGCGGAGCGCGACGTACGCGGATTCGCCTTGAAGTTCTATACCGAAGAGGGCAACTGGGATATGGTCGGCAACAATACGCCGGTCTTTTTCATTCGAGATCCTCTGAAGTTTCCGGACTTCATCCATACGCAGAAGCGACATCCGAAGACGAATCTCAGAAGCAATACCGCCGCCTGGGATTTCTGGAGCCTTTCGCCTGAAAGCCTGCATCAGATCACGATACTGATGAGCGATCGCGGTATCCCTGTAAGTCCGCGATTCATGAACGGTTACGGTAGCCATACCTATAGCTTCTGGAACGAGAAAGGCGAGCGTTACTGGGTGAAGTTTCATTTCAAGACGCAGCAGGGGCATAAGACGCTTACGAACGCCGAAGCGGAGGCCGTCGTTGCAAAAAGCAGAGAAACCTATCAGGAAGATCTCTTCTACTCGATTGAGAAGGGGGAATTCCCGAAGTGGACGATGTATGTGCAGGTGATGCCCGAGGCCGACGCCGAGAAGACGTCGTACAACCCGTTTGATCTGACGAAGGTCTGGCCGCATAAGGATTATCCACTGATCGAGGTCGGTGTGATGGAACTGAACCGCAACCCGGATAACTATTTTGCCGAGATCGAGCAGGCCGCTTTTTCGCCGAGCAACGTCGTTCCGGGTATCGGTTTTTCGCCCGATAAGATGTTGCAGGCAAGGATCTTCAGCTATGCCGACGCTCATCGGTATCGCCTCGGAACCCATTACGAAGCTCTGCCGGTGAATGCTCCGAAATGCCCGGTTCATCACTATCATAAAGACGGATCGATGAACTTCATCGGGCAGAAGACGGGTAACGTCGATGCCTATTATGAGCCGAATTCTTTCGGCGGCGCTGTGGCCACAGGCGATACGTCGGAGCCTGCGCTGCGTATATCGGGAGACGGCGATCGTTACGATCATCGCGAAGGCAACGACGACTATTCGCAGGCACGAGTGCTTTTCGAGATGTTTGACGCCGGTCAGAAAGAGAGGCTTTTCAGTAATATCGCCGCTTCGATGAAGGGCGTGCCGGATTTCATCGTAAAGCGACAGCTCGTTCATTTCGAGAAAGTGCATCCGGATTATGCGGCCGGTGTGAAGAAGGCTCTCGCCTGA
- a CDS encoding alpha/beta fold hydrolase, whose translation MAEVIRKINGVEICTEDFGDPTMPAVLLMMGATASMMWWDDRFCTALADQGRYVIRYDNRDTGQSTCYEPGRPPYNVIDLADDAVSLLDSFGLKDAHLVGMSLGGMIAQIVAIRNPDRVRTVTAISSSVWDDRPELMQMDEQVLAHHATASSVDWSDRRSVVDFMVEGCRILNGSAHAFNENAARKLAERDMDRARSLLSMFNHAQLTGGEDLYGRSVEIRCPFLIIHGTEDPILPFAHARALHADVAGSTLLALEGVGHELHEADWPVILEAIAAHTGL comes from the coding sequence ATGGCTGAAGTAATTCGAAAGATCAACGGAGTAGAAATCTGCACGGAGGATTTTGGTGATCCGACCATGCCTGCCGTTCTTTTGATGATGGGAGCGACGGCGTCGATGATGTGGTGGGATGATCGATTCTGCACTGCTCTTGCAGATCAAGGGCGATACGTGATCCGTTACGATAACCGCGACACCGGGCAGTCGACGTGCTATGAGCCGGGACGTCCGCCGTATAACGTCATCGACCTGGCCGATGATGCCGTTTCTTTGCTGGACTCTTTTGGATTGAAAGACGCTCACCTTGTGGGTATGTCTCTGGGCGGCATGATCGCGCAGATCGTCGCCATCAGAAATCCCGACCGTGTGCGTACCGTCACGGCTATTTCTTCAAGTGTGTGGGACGATCGTCCGGAGCTGATGCAGATGGACGAACAGGTGCTCGCCCATCATGCGACGGCTTCATCCGTTGACTGGAGTGATCGTCGTTCCGTGGTCGATTTTATGGTCGAAGGATGCCGGATTCTGAACGGATCGGCTCATGCCTTCAACGAAAATGCGGCAAGAAAGCTCGCCGAAAGAGATATGGACAGGGCTCGTAGCCTGCTCAGTATGTTTAACCATGCGCAGCTTACGGGCGGCGAGGATCTTTACGGTCGGTCGGTTGAGATTCGTTGCCCGTTCTTGATTATTCACGGCACCGAAGATCCGATACTGCCCTTTGCTCATGCAAGAGCTCTGCATGCCGATGTGGCCGGTTCCACCCTGCTTGCGCTTGAAGGCGTTGGCCATGAGTTGCATGAGGCCGACTGGCCCGTGATACTCGAAGCGATCGCTGCACATACAGGGTTATGA
- a CDS encoding ArsR/SmtB family transcription factor: MSVIVASHSLDATFSALADPTRRAILAKLAERDLTVNELTAEFDMTQPAISRHLKVLEKAGLIAGSREAQRRPRHLMPEPLAEATAYLENYRKFWEERFERLDSLLEEMKMLQKTEKASKKRRPHR, translated from the coding sequence ATGTCCGTTATTGTTGCCTCGCACAGTCTTGATGCGACGTTTTCTGCTCTTGCTGATCCCACACGGCGCGCCATTCTCGCGAAACTTGCCGAGCGAGATCTTACGGTAAACGAACTGACGGCAGAGTTTGACATGACGCAGCCGGCGATTTCGCGCCATCTGAAGGTTCTCGAAAAGGCCGGGCTTATTGCCGGCAGCAGAGAGGCGCAGAGGCGTCCGCGACATCTGATGCCCGAGCCTCTTGCCGAAGCGACGGCCTATCTTGAAAACTATCGAAAGTTCTGGGAAGAGAGATTCGAGCGCCTCGATAGTCTGCTTGAAGAGATGAAGATGCTTCAGAAGACCGAAAAGGCTTCGAAAAAGCGGCGGCCGCACCGATAG
- a CDS encoding SRPBCC domain-containing protein → MHIKHALYIEGKGERELLLKRVFSAPPEMVFDAYTKPELLRRWFTGPDGWALSVCEVDLRVDGAYRFVWSGETGEMAVSGTYRSIERPHVLVNTERFDQQWYPGESLITSSYRSHPQGTELQITILYESSDARDTVLNSKTARGIANSYDRLEALLVGLLSDPGRS, encoded by the coding sequence ATGCATATAAAACATGCTCTATATATAGAAGGAAAGGGTGAGCGTGAGCTCTTGCTCAAGCGCGTATTCTCGGCTCCGCCTGAGATGGTCTTTGATGCCTATACAAAGCCCGAGCTACTTCGCCGATGGTTTACGGGGCCTGATGGATGGGCGCTTTCCGTCTGTGAGGTTGATCTGCGCGTCGATGGCGCTTATCGTTTCGTGTGGAGCGGTGAGACAGGAGAGATGGCCGTATCAGGCACCTACCGCTCGATTGAGCGACCGCATGTTCTTGTGAATACGGAGCGGTTTGATCAGCAGTGGTATCCTGGAGAGTCGCTGATCACGTCCAGCTACAGGAGTCATCCGCAAGGGACCGAGCTACAGATTACGATCCTCTATGAGTCGAGCGATGCGCGCGATACGGTTCTGAATTCGAAGACGGCACGCGGAATTGCGAACAGCTATGATCGGCTCGAAGCGCTTCTTGTCGGGTTGTTGTCTGACCCCGGGAGGTCGTGA
- a CDS encoding MORN repeat-containing protein has product MGKHTIAILVSLSAAAIIMGSYYFSSPDCISGDCENGCGVQEQAKKFRYEGCFRNGKAHGEGVFTSTNGHSYTGSFDNGMKHGTGTYRYPDGVVYEGLWVNNKREGRGKLIKDGVVVFDGDWRDDAPIKAPGEDTARDSTGVPNQDKGKDDKQP; this is encoded by the coding sequence ATGGGAAAACATACTATCGCCATTCTCGTCAGTCTTTCAGCCGCTGCCATCATTATGGGCTCGTACTATTTTTCTTCTCCGGATTGCATTTCGGGGGATTGCGAAAATGGCTGCGGTGTTCAGGAGCAGGCAAAAAAATTCCGCTATGAGGGATGCTTTCGTAACGGCAAGGCTCATGGAGAAGGAGTGTTTACGTCAACAAACGGGCATTCCTATACGGGTAGCTTCGATAACGGGATGAAGCACGGAACGGGCACGTATCGTTATCCGGATGGCGTCGTCTATGAAGGCCTGTGGGTGAACAACAAGCGCGAGGGCCGCGGAAAACTGATCAAGGATGGCGTTGTGGTTTTCGACGGAGACTGGCGGGATGATGCTCCGATCAAAGCGCCTGGAGAAGACACGGCCAGGGATTCGACCGGAGTTCCGAATCAAGATAAAGGCAAAGACGATAAGCAGCCCTGA